Proteins encoded within one genomic window of Episyrphus balteatus chromosome 1, idEpiBalt1.1, whole genome shotgun sequence:
- the LOC129905789 gene encoding arf-GAP with dual PH domain-containing protein 1-like produces MAEQNEKLLQELLRLNGNNKCADCGSKHVEWASYNVGIFLCTRCAGVHRAMGAHISKVKHLKLDKWEDSQLERMKEVGNQRAKLKYEYRVPPCYRRPCENDPQVLIEQWIRAKYERLEFSQNGRPSYISGHMEGFLMKRGKEDSRYQPRKFILSESDDTLKYHVKESKDPKAVLRISELNVAFAPRKTGHQNSLQLTYMKEGSTRHIYVYHDDPEVINNWYMAVRCAKLHRLQVAFPSASENELTPLLTRDFAKEGWLLKTGPRPSDGYKRRWFTLDNRKLMYHDDSMDAYPKGEIFLGHNLDGYSVRVGVPIGAKEQRYSFTLFTPERTYNMCAYSDKEREDWMNVIQNVLERPLTPQDSSMSARLIRKRTGTNAMSMFSGR; encoded by the exons ATGGCCgagcaaaacgaaaaattacTCCAAGAACTTTTGCGTCTTAATGGCAATAATAAATGCGCCGATTGTGGAAGCAAAc ATGTCGAATGGGCTTCATACAATGTTGGTATATTTCTGTGCACCCGCTGTGCTGGTGTGCATAGGGCAATGGGGGCACACATATCCAAAGTCAAACATTTAAAACTAGACAAATGGGAAGATAGTCAACTGGAACGAATGAAAGAAGTTGGAAATCAAAGagcaaaattaaaatatgaataTAGAGTGCCTCCTTGTTATCGTCGTCCTTGTGAAAATGATCCACA agtCTTAATCGAACAGTGGATAAGAGCCAAATACGAACGACTAGAATTTTCACAAAATGGTCGACCAAGTTACATATCCGGGCACATGGAAGGTTTCCTAATGAAACGCGGCAAAGAAGACAGTCGCTACCAGCCGCGCAAATTTATACTATCCGAATCAGATGACACCTTAAAGTATCATGTAAAAGAGAGTAAAGATCCCAAAGCTGTGCTTCGAATATCCGAACTCAATGTTGCATTTGCACCAAGAAAAACTGGTCATCAGAATTCCTTACAGTTGACATACATGAAAGAAGGTTCAACGAGGCATATTTATGTATATCACGATGACCCAGAGGTCATTAATAACTGGTATATGGCAGTTCGATGTGCTAAATTGCACCGGCTGCAAGTTGCATTTCCCAGTGCATCCGAAAATGAACTTACTCCCCTGCTAACAAGAGACTTTGCTAAAGAAGGCTGGTTACTAAAGACCGGTCCAAGACCATCAGATGGCTACAAGAGGCGATGGTTTACTTTGGATAATCGAAAGTTAATGTATCATGATGATTCAATGGATGCATATCCGAAAGGAGAAATTTTCCTAGGTCATAATTTAGATGGATATAGTGTGAGGGTGGGTGTTCCAATCGGTGCTAAAGAGCAACGATATAGCTTTACATTGTTTACACCCGAGCGAACGTACAATATGTGCGCATATAGCGATAAGGAACGAGAAGATTGGATGAATGTTATTCAAAATGTTCTAGAAAGACCCCTGACGCCGCAAGATAGCTCAA TGTCGGCACGATTAATACGAAAACGTACTGGGACCAATGCGATGAGCATGTTTTCCGGAAGATAA
- the LOC129905731 gene encoding Golgi reassembly-stacking protein 2 isoform X2: MGAGHSVEVPGGGTEGYHVLRVQDNSPGQKAGLEAFFDFIVAIGNTRLDQDNDTLKELLKQNLDKVTKMTVYSSKTQTVRDVSITPSTSWGGQGLLGVSIRFCSFEGANENVWHVLEVHPSSPAETSGLRAFTDYIIGADAIRHETDDLFTMIETHENQILKIYVYNVEDDACREVSLKPNSKWGGDGSLGCGIGFGYLHRIPIQAVSNETKSALKLPTSADANVPTNVALQAARPAESMPPVSQPTSVNPSFPYIPPLTNAFTLPPPNASGPVAAVATTAPSDINNLANLQITSTSTTTVPKSEQQPSTNPVGIPPQPSAPPMNAGQPDVAGSASSFFQQQPTDMKTTQQFPAQMPPQQVPEKSQEHNSVAAPSPVPPPSQIPMFAQQSTFSNLPPPASIGNMTGSYNEPTAPSASNQFIASQQFYNPNNYPVPSQPPTSYQTNSSNVSLPYMQTFASYPQVQQTSVATPISLPGMPPLTVNTTIPTQALEGLNVQPTPAYPPVSN; this comes from the exons atggGTGCCGGACATAGTGTAGAAGTTCCTGGAGGTGGTACTGAAGGTTATCATGTATTAAGA GTACAAGATAACTCACCGGGCCAAAAAGCTGGTTTAGAAGCTTTCTTCGATTTCATTGTTGCTATTGGAAACACTCGTTTAGATCAGGATAATGACACTCTTAAAGAACTCCTTAAACAAAATCTAGACAAAGTAACTAAAATGACTGTGTACAGTAGCAAAACTCAAACTGTCCGAGATGTCTCCATCACTCCCAGCACTTCGTGGGGTGGTCAAGGTCTTCTAGGTGTGAGTATTCGTTTTTGTTCATTTGAAGGTGCCAATGAAAATGTTTGGCACGTTCTCGAAGTGCATCCATCGTCGCCAGCCGAAACATCTGGCTTGCGAGCATTTACAGACTATATTATTGGCGCTGATGCTATTCGCCATGAAACTGATGACCTCTTTACCATGATCGAAACTCATGAGAATCAAATTCTTAAGATTTATGTTTATAACGTTGAAGATGATGCTTGTCGAGAAGTATCACTGAAACCTAATTCGAAATGGGGTGGTGACGGGAGTCTGGGTTGTGGCATTGGATTTGGATACTTGCATCGTATTCCAATTCAAGCTGTTTCAAACGAAACTAAATCAGCATTAAAGTTGCCAACATCGGCAGATGCTAATGTGCCAACTAATGTTGCATTGCAAGCTGCTAGACCTGCGGAATCGATGCCACCAGTTTCTCAGCCAACTTCTGTTAATCCAAGTTTCCCTTATATACCGCCGTTGACAAATGCATTCACTTTACCACCTCCGAATGCAAGTGGTCCAGTGGCTGCGGTAGCAACAACTGCTCCGAGTGATATTAATAACTTGGCGAATCTTCAgataacatcaacatcaactaCAACAGTACCTAAATCGGAGCAGCAACCATCAACTAATCCAGTTGGAATACCGCCACAACCATCTGCACCACCAATGAATGCTGGACAACCAGATGTAGCCGGCAGTGCAAGTTCATTCTTTCAACAACAGCCAACTGATATGAAGACGACACAACAATTTCCAGCACAGATGCCACCTCAACAGGTTCCAGAAAAATCTCAAGAACACAATTCGGTTGCTG cTCCATCACCTGTTCCGCCACCCAGTCAAATTCCGATGTTTGCCCAGCAATCAACTTTTTCGAATCTACCTCCACCAGCTTCAATTGGCAACATGACCGGATCATATAACGAACCAACTGCACCCTCTGCTTCAAACCAGTTCATTGCATCTCAACAA TTCTACAATCCAAACAACTATCCAGTCCCAAGTCAACCACCAACGAGCTACCAAACAAATTCATCAAACGTCAGCTTACCCTATATGCAGACATTTGCATCATACCCTCAGGTCCAGCAGACATCTGTAGCCACACCAATTTCATTACCAGGTATGCCACCTCTCACCGTTAACACAACAATACCAACACAGGCCCTCGAAGGTTTGAACGTACAGCCAACTCCAGCATATCCACCTGTTTCAAACTGA
- the LOC129905731 gene encoding Golgi reassembly-stacking protein 2 isoform X1, which produces MGAGHSVEVPGGGTEGYHVLRVQDNSPGQKAGLEAFFDFIVAIGNTRLDQDNDTLKELLKQNLDKVTKMTVYSSKTQTVRDVSITPSTSWGGQGLLGVSIRFCSFEGANENVWHVLEVHPSSPAETSGLRAFTDYIIGADAIRHETDDLFTMIETHENQILKIYVYNVEDDACREVSLKPNSKWGGDGSLGCGIGFGYLHRIPIQAVSNETKSALKLPTSADANVPTNVALQAARPAESMPPVSQPTSVNPSFPYIPPLTNAFTLPPPNASGPVAAVATTAPSDINNLANLQITSTSTTTVPKSEQQPSTNPVGIPPQPSAPPMNAGQPDVAGSASSFFQQQPTDMKTTQQFPAQMPPQQVPEKSQEHNSVAAPSPVPPPSQIPMFAQQSTFSNLPPPASIGNMTGSYNEPTAPSASNQFIASQQQPQFYNPNNYPVPSQPPTSYQTNSSNVSLPYMQTFASYPQVQQTSVATPISLPGMPPLTVNTTIPTQALEGLNVQPTPAYPPVSN; this is translated from the exons atggGTGCCGGACATAGTGTAGAAGTTCCTGGAGGTGGTACTGAAGGTTATCATGTATTAAGA GTACAAGATAACTCACCGGGCCAAAAAGCTGGTTTAGAAGCTTTCTTCGATTTCATTGTTGCTATTGGAAACACTCGTTTAGATCAGGATAATGACACTCTTAAAGAACTCCTTAAACAAAATCTAGACAAAGTAACTAAAATGACTGTGTACAGTAGCAAAACTCAAACTGTCCGAGATGTCTCCATCACTCCCAGCACTTCGTGGGGTGGTCAAGGTCTTCTAGGTGTGAGTATTCGTTTTTGTTCATTTGAAGGTGCCAATGAAAATGTTTGGCACGTTCTCGAAGTGCATCCATCGTCGCCAGCCGAAACATCTGGCTTGCGAGCATTTACAGACTATATTATTGGCGCTGATGCTATTCGCCATGAAACTGATGACCTCTTTACCATGATCGAAACTCATGAGAATCAAATTCTTAAGATTTATGTTTATAACGTTGAAGATGATGCTTGTCGAGAAGTATCACTGAAACCTAATTCGAAATGGGGTGGTGACGGGAGTCTGGGTTGTGGCATTGGATTTGGATACTTGCATCGTATTCCAATTCAAGCTGTTTCAAACGAAACTAAATCAGCATTAAAGTTGCCAACATCGGCAGATGCTAATGTGCCAACTAATGTTGCATTGCAAGCTGCTAGACCTGCGGAATCGATGCCACCAGTTTCTCAGCCAACTTCTGTTAATCCAAGTTTCCCTTATATACCGCCGTTGACAAATGCATTCACTTTACCACCTCCGAATGCAAGTGGTCCAGTGGCTGCGGTAGCAACAACTGCTCCGAGTGATATTAATAACTTGGCGAATCTTCAgataacatcaacatcaactaCAACAGTACCTAAATCGGAGCAGCAACCATCAACTAATCCAGTTGGAATACCGCCACAACCATCTGCACCACCAATGAATGCTGGACAACCAGATGTAGCCGGCAGTGCAAGTTCATTCTTTCAACAACAGCCAACTGATATGAAGACGACACAACAATTTCCAGCACAGATGCCACCTCAACAGGTTCCAGAAAAATCTCAAGAACACAATTCGGTTGCTG cTCCATCACCTGTTCCGCCACCCAGTCAAATTCCGATGTTTGCCCAGCAATCAACTTTTTCGAATCTACCTCCACCAGCTTCAATTGGCAACATGACCGGATCATATAACGAACCAACTGCACCCTCTGCTTCAAACCAGTTCATTGCATCTCAACAA CAACCACAGTTCTACAATCCAAACAACTATCCAGTCCCAAGTCAACCACCAACGAGCTACCAAACAAATTCATCAAACGTCAGCTTACCCTATATGCAGACATTTGCATCATACCCTCAGGTCCAGCAGACATCTGTAGCCACACCAATTTCATTACCAGGTATGCCACCTCTCACCGTTAACACAACAATACCAACACAGGCCCTCGAAGGTTTGAACGTACAGCCAACTCCAGCATATCCACCTGTTTCAAACTGA
- the LOC129906460 gene encoding NADH dehydrogenase [ubiquinone] 1 beta subcomplex subunit 11, mitochondrial, translated as MSALIRLNNRAVLRNLIAQTRSIKTSPKNRETAAVSPTLNQAKDDTATKNKNWVSWGFDHHDEAHDRSSTKASFFFSVTLCIVWGTFFWAYSPDSRYRDWAQREGFLELRRREKAGLDLISPNYIEPSAINLPSDEELGNTEIII; from the coding sequence atgtcGGCCCTAATCCGATTGAACAATCGTGCTGTCCTGCGAAACCTTATCGCCCAAACACGCTCCATCAAAACATCTCCAAAAAATCGCGAAACTGCTGCTGTTTCGCCAACCCTCAACCAAGCCAAAGACGACACAGCAACCAAGAACAAAAATTGGGTTAGCTGGGGATTCGATCATCACGACGAAGCACACGATCGTAGTTCCACCAAAGCTTCGTTCTTCTTCTCTGTAACACTATGCATAGTTTGGGGTACATTCTTTTGGGCATATTCCCCCGACAGCCGATatcgtgattgggcacaacgcGAGGGTTTCCTCGAGTTGCGTCGCCGTGAGAAGGCTGGATTGGACTTGATTAGTCCCAATTACATTGAACCCAGTGCTATTAATCTGCCATCGGATGAGGAATTGGGAAATACTGaaattatcatttaa